From Candidatus Nomurabacteria bacterium, one genomic window encodes:
- a CDS encoding helix-turn-helix transcriptional regulator — protein MKKTPVCPATKILNLLSKRHMLVILHGLANKPRGFSDLQDTLEINTATLASRLRELEEEQIIEKIACPKDSRAHYYGLTTRGKKMSKLIEQFAKL, from the coding sequence ATGAAAAAGACCCCCGTCTGCCCTGCCACCAAGATCCTCAACCTCCTCAGCAAGCGCCATATGCTCGTGATCTTACACGGGCTTGCCAACAAGCCCCGCGGCTTTTCTGACTTACAAGATACCCTTGAAATAAACACCGCAACGCTTGCCAGCCGACTCCGCGAACTTGAAGAGGAGCAGATCATTGAGAAGATCGCCTGTCCCAAAGACTCTCGTGCACACTACTACGGACTCACCACTCGAGGCAAAAAGATGAGTAAACTCATTGAGCAATTTGCAAAATTGTGA
- a CDS encoding DoxX family protein has translation MKKVCDVVHNCVSEDAAKLMLRVVLGVLILLHGIYKVQNPGAVEWIGGLFNGAHLPAFLAYLIYIGEIVAPIMLIIGYRTKLAAALIAITLVVAILLAHIGDIVALGSTGGWAIELQLMYLFGAIAIMGLGTGKYRMISKRA, from the coding sequence ATGAAAAAAGTTTGTGACGTAGTACATAATTGCGTCTCCGAAGACGCTGCCAAGCTTATGCTGCGAGTGGTACTTGGTGTCTTGATCCTCCTTCACGGCATCTACAAGGTGCAGAATCCTGGAGCGGTCGAATGGATCGGTGGCTTATTCAATGGCGCACATCTACCAGCTTTCTTGGCATACTTGATATACATTGGAGAGATCGTAGCGCCGATCATGTTGATCATCGGGTATCGCACCAAGCTCGCCGCAGCACTTATTGCTATCACGCTGGTGGTGGCGATCTTGCTCGCGCATATTGGTGACATAGTTGCGCTTGGTTCAACTGGTGGATGGGCGATCGAATTGCAGCTCATGTACCTCTTTGGTGCGATAGCGATCATGGGACTCGGCACAGGGAAGTATCGAATGATCAGTAAGCGTGCGTAA
- a CDS encoding GNAT family N-acetyltransferase → MTKEVSNSRVYWRKGKRTLLCPLELSDLPVIYRGINDPDSYQYLAHTLPKGPVFEEEWIKKVQAPSEKEVVVAVCTLEGELIGTMGLHLIDYLNRTAITGSVIFEEKHRGQGYGTDAKMVLLDYAFNFLGLEVVESRVIGFNDRSAAYSRKCGYKEEARLRSRFYRFGQRHDEIVLSVVRDEWLPLWEEYKKDL, encoded by the coding sequence ATGACTAAAGAAGTAAGCAATTCGCGCGTCTACTGGCGGAAAGGGAAGCGGACGCTCCTCTGTCCGCTTGAGCTATCCGACCTGCCGGTCATCTATCGCGGGATCAACGATCCTGATTCGTACCAGTACTTGGCACATACGCTACCAAAAGGGCCTGTCTTCGAAGAAGAGTGGATCAAGAAAGTGCAGGCGCCAAGTGAGAAGGAAGTAGTGGTGGCTGTCTGCACACTCGAAGGTGAGCTGATCGGTACGATGGGGCTCCATCTGATCGACTATCTCAATCGTACAGCGATCACTGGCTCGGTGATCTTTGAAGAGAAGCATCGCGGCCAGGGCTACGGCACCGACGCCAAGATGGTCCTCCTCGATTACGCCTTCAACTTTCTTGGCTTGGAGGTGGTCGAGTCGCGCGTCATTGGCTTCAATGATCGCTCGGCGGCGTACAGTCGCAAGTGTGGCTACAAGGAAGAAGCGCGCTTGCGGAGCCGCTTCTATCGCTTCGGTCAGCGGCACGACGAGATCGTTCTGTCGGTTGTCCGCGATGAGTGGCTGCCGCTCTGGGAAGAGTATAAGAAGGATCTTTGA
- a CDS encoding DUF3135 domain-containing protein, with product MQHELFWESVQRGNVGMLALHDQSALAEFCRECVGGAMESLPVLVLYQALSFTEVARLAAEYPDTFSHFRRALIEETIANAADPARAKQLQWRIDQERARHRSALGACIAISRMMHAKAPELKVQSDRLVAAFCGQHCDEPSKATVLPFKK from the coding sequence ATGCAGCATGAACTGTTTTGGGAGTCGGTCCAGCGCGGCAATGTCGGCATGCTGGCTCTTCATGACCAAAGTGCACTGGCTGAATTCTGTCGAGAATGTGTTGGCGGTGCAATGGAATCGTTGCCGGTCCTGGTACTGTATCAAGCACTCTCATTTACTGAGGTGGCTCGGCTAGCAGCGGAGTATCCAGACACCTTTTCACACTTCCGTCGTGCCCTCATTGAGGAAACTATTGCAAACGCCGCTGATCCAGCGCGTGCCAAGCAACTGCAGTGGCGGATCGACCAAGAACGAGCGCGGCATCGGTCGGCGCTTGGTGCATGCATAGCGATCAGTCGCATGATGCACGCAAAGGCTCCGGAGTTGAAGGTGCAGTCCGATCGCTTGGTCGCCGCCTTCTGCGGCCAGCACTGCGATGAGCCATCAAAAGCAACGGTGCTTCCGTTCAAGAAATGA